From the Pomacea canaliculata isolate SZHN2017 linkage group LG4, ASM307304v1, whole genome shotgun sequence genome, one window contains:
- the LOC112561104 gene encoding serine/threonine-protein phosphatase 6 regulatory ankyrin repeat subunit C-like — protein sequence MQLDEETTFEGGSRPLEEPEAMRTTDDQEDPVGCHDETEVVEMAMVALSLLRRDDKTMLQQVKHLVKANHQLAQKVFTTEVDGWTPVHACALRGKKKVLKAMLQAGIDVNLKMGQPDGLPGQCNLLHIAANRPDKKIIDYLIHHGADVNARDSFGRTPIFYAHRAGNKDCVRTLADSGGHLSDMAEESEIPCVTESEETTTPEPRTTRFCFLAVPHHNYHHNHQTHHQRRSPLTHRRRHQHHQQQQQQQQQQQQQQQQQQQKTQLQHT from the exons ATGCAGCTAGATGAAGAAACGACATTTGAGGGGGGAAGCCGACCGTTGGAAGAGCCAGAGGCAATGAGAACTACTGATGATCAGGAGGACCCCGTGGGTTGCCATGACGAGACGGAGGTGGTCGAGATGGCCATGGTCGCGCTGTCGTTGCTGAGGCGAGACGACAAAACAATGTTGCAGCAGGTCAAGCACCTGGTCAAGGCCAACCATCAACTGGCACAAAAG GTGTTCACAACCGAAGTGGACGGCTGGACGCCagtccacgcatgcgcactgagaGGCAAGAAAAAAGTTCTCAAAGCCATGCTGCAGGCCGGCATCGACGTGAACCTCAAGATGGGCCAGCCAGATGGCCTGCCAGGTCAGTGCAACCTCCTCCACATCGCTGCCAACCGGCCGGACAAAAAGATCATCGACTACCTCATCCATCATGGCGCCGACGTCAACGCCAGGGACTCGTTCGGTCGGACGCCCATCTTCTACGCCCACCGCGCAGGCAACAAGGACTGTGTCAGGACTCTGGCCGACAGCGGCGGCCATCTCTCGGACATGGCGGAGGAGTCGGAGATTCCATGTGTGACAGAAAGTGAGGAGACGACCACACCAGAACCGAGAACCACAAGGTTCTGTTTTCTAGCCGTGCCTCATCATAACTatcatcacaatcatcagaCACACCATCAGCGTCGTTCCCCCCTCACACACCGCAGAaggcatcagcatcatcaacagcagcaacagcagcagcagcaacaacaacaacaacaacaacaacaacaacagaagacTCAGCTCCAGCACACCTAG
- the LOC112561106 gene encoding LOW QUALITY PROTEIN: muscarinic acetylcholine receptor M3-like (The sequence of the model RefSeq protein was modified relative to this genomic sequence to represent the inferred CDS: deleted 2 bases in 1 codon), translated as MEDISSRLFSGGDRRRPGTPTTERKEQDMEDTTLDSSNITVPSTSSASWSPVLIPAMAYTCILLVLGMLGNCLVCYVYGFRWQSTVTKVFIFFLALLDLCNCVICMPTELAMLARLTSFSAPYWCKVTRFLTYLLNGTSSLILVAIAFDRYYKICRPLGYFFTVRRAKLTCCAAMCFAAILSAASLVLYGDFTMQGAGGGQLGRAVGVTCLIADEYIDTHWPLLYYCVYFSCYMVLVLAITVLYTLIARRIIRLRQAQKDRQRALLNCRTPSLLEPPTGGDIPNSRRSSQVSVPSRGSDAGWGFLGVLAGEKAVEAALDDSDDEELRRQAWKKVNASIKKASMKRKAQSLKHHTSPLFSSRVFSVRSRASEVNDERTFHCLLTPDNGPAFAQESSPDPGVSLTSRGYDLTDFSMSASDKQDTEGKPPSAAVLTVADPTRPRRILSARNPHMFADRKDLDPDSRGQYGTTQFEGQERPLLKRNHSNDERRNRDFNAPDQINSMHLHQDQHDTSIKVKKAPGFSPMDDAKRENADEVAPSGEHPETGERDWQEVKDADVSQPLNPYPKAPKKNSSRTILLSSCLAEATREGAPLPPDSPPCSTPVRSGESPRVSAALILEKLRKKLTYHPRKTTRMLFTISIVFVVSFLPFFVIVLVRSSVGRSFLDSLSDTSVAIVSVFIRSSFISNAANPIIYGLCNRQFRSECKNLIGSLRWRRRPQPKPVIIRPSVDQQSADISNR; from the exons ATGGAAGACATTAGTTCCAGGTTGTTTTCAGGTGGGGATAGGCGAAGACCAGGTACCCCGACGACGGAGCGGAAGGAGCAAGATATGGAGGACACAACACtggacagcagcaacatcacGGTCCCCTCCACCTCCTCTGCCTCGTGGTCTCCAGTCCTGATCCCGGCCATGGCCTACACCTGCATCCTGCTCGTGCTGGGGATGCTGGGAAACTGCCTGGTCTGCTACGTCTACGGCTTCCGCTGGCAGAGCACCGTCACCAAGGTCTTTATCTTTTTCCTGGCCCTCCTGGACCTCTGCAACTGTGTCATCTGCATGCCCACGGAGCTGGCCATGCTGGCGCGCCTCACCTCCTTCAGCGCCCCCTACTGGTGTAAGGTCACGCGCTTCCTCACCTACCTCCTCAACGGCACGTCGTCGCTTATCCTGGTAGCCATCGCCTTCGACCGTTACTACAAGATTTGTCGGCCCCTGGGTTACTTCTTCACGGTCCGGCGCGCCAAGCTGACCTGCTGTGCGGCAATGTGTTTCGCCGCAATCCTTTCTGCGGCATCGCTCGTCCTCTACGGCGACTTCACCATGCAGGGCGCCGGTGGGGGTCAGCTGGGGCGAGCTGTTGGCGTGACCTGTCTCATCGCCGATGAGTACATCGACACTCATTGGCCGCTGCTGTACTACTGTGTGTATTTCTCGTGCTACATGGTGCTGGTGCTGGCCATCACCGTGCTGTACACCCTGATTGCCCGGCGCATCATTCGCCTGCGACAAGCCCAGAAGGATAGACAGAGGGCGCTGCTCAACTGCCGGACACCCTCTCTTCTCGAGCCACCCACCGGTGGGGATATTCCCAACTCTAGACGCAGCAGCCAAGTGTCTGTGCCCAGTAGAGGAAGCGATGCCGGGTGGGGATTTCTGGGTGTCCTGGCTGGAGAAAAGGCGGTGGAGGCAGCTCTTGATGACAGTGACGACGAAGAACTCAGGCGTCAGGCGTGGAAAAAGGTGAACGCCAGCATCAAAAAGGCCTCCATGAAGAGGAAAGCCCAGTCGCTGAAGCACCATACTTcgcctttgttttcttctcgGGTGTTTTCTGTGCGCAGTCGAGCGAGTGAAGTAAATGACGAAAGAACCTTCCACTGCTTACTGACTCCTGACAACGGACCGGCTTTCGCTCAGGAATCCAGCCCTGACCCCGGCGTATCCCTGACCTCCAGGGGCTACGACCTTACAGATTTTTCAATGTCAGCGTCAGACAAGCAGGATACTGAGGGCAAGCCACCATCCGCTGCAGTTCTGACAGTTGCTGACCCCACGAGGCCGCGCAGGATTCTCTCAGCCAGGAATCCACACATGTTTGCCGACCGCAAGGATCTAGACCCTGACTCCCGGGGCCAGTACGGTACAACTCAGTTTGAAGGGCAGGAAAGGCCCCTTCTGAAAAGGAACCACAGCAACGACGAAAGAAGGAACAGAGATTTCAATGCCCCTGACCAAATAAATTCCATGCATCTACATCAAGATCAACACGATACCTCTATCAAGGTGAAGAAGGCTCCAGGCTTTTCTCCAATGGATGATGCAAAGAGAGAAAACGCTGATGAGGTGGCTCCTTCTGGCGAACACCCAGAGACGGGAGAAAGGGACTGGCAAGAGGTCAAAGACGCGGACGTGTCCCAACCTCTCAATCCCTACCCGAAGGCACCGAAAAAGAACAGTTCCCGTACGATCCTTCTTTCCTCATGCCTTGCGGAGGCTACCCGGGAGGGCGCACCCCTACCTCCAGACTCCCCACCC TGCTCCACGCCCGTAAGGAGTGGGGAGTCACCCCGAGTGTCTGCAGCTCTCATTTTGGAAAAGCTTCGGAAGAAACTGACCTACCATCCAAGAAAGACGACTCGCATGCTTTTCACCATCTCTATCGTTTTCGTGgtcagttttctccccttcttcGTCATCGTGCTCGTCAGATCGTCGGTGGGCAGGAGCTTTCTGGACAGCCTGTCGGACACGTCTGTCGCTATCGTCAGCGTCTTCATCAGGTCCTCCTTCATCAGCAACGCGGCCAACCCCATTATCTACGGGCTGTGCAATCGTCAGTTCAGATCCGAGTGTAAGAACCTCATTGGAAGTCTGCGGTGGAGGCGACGGCCGCAACCCAAACCCGTTATCATCCGTCCCTCCGTTGACCAACAAAGTGCGGACATCTCGAACAGATAA